A portion of the Euwallacea similis isolate ESF13 chromosome 8, ESF131.1, whole genome shotgun sequence genome contains these proteins:
- the Elp4 gene encoding elongator complex protein 4 isoform X2: MERKKSNAIPGTVFSTQNGHLLISSGVISLDTLLGGLPVGTVVLVEEDFRGLHSKVLLKYFLAEGLASKHSILIASQDVNPSSILRELPAVIESDPEPGGPPRVQAVTDKMKIAFRYQNLSTSSVDSSGTKHIGHHFDLSRNISFNDIQNSDIYYWTGQRIENGFNSFTNPAYNDLLKSIKNKIKEGKFFLKDNPEKKTILRIGIHSLGSPMWLPTKKSVHSVNGNSQDLHMFLFCLRALVRSAHAVAFVTIPSYLYDEESLERCVHSSDIAMKLQSFSGTELENNQSLQDYHGFFYLMKLAAINSLASKHPGSIEYVFKLRRKKFTIEVLHLPPDLSDANEGKNNNISSLGCGGSNKHLLEF, translated from the exons ATGGAAAGAAAGAAAAGTAATGCAATACCAGGGACTGTTTTTAGTACCCAAAATGgtcatttattaatttcctcCGGCGTCATTTCTCTGGACACACTTTTAG GTGGTTTACCTGTGGGGACCGTGGTTCTAGTTG agGAAGATTTTAGAGGCCTTCATTCAAAAGTCCTACTTAAATACTTCCTGGCAGAAGGCCTAGCGTCCAAACATTCCATTTTAATTGCTAGTCAAGACGTAAATCCTTCAAGTATA CTTAGGGAATTACCAGCTGTGATTGAGAGTGATCCTGAACCAGGAGGTCCACCAAGGGTGCAGGCTGTGActgataaaatgaaaatagcaTTTCGATATCAAAACTTGTCCACATCATCTGTAGATAGCTCAGGAACTAAACATATTGGTCATCATTTTGACTTATCTAGAAACATATCATTTAATGATATTCAGAACtctgatatttattattgGACTGGCCAAAGAATAGAAAATG gttttaattcatttacaAATCCTGCTTATAATGATCTCCTaaagtcaattaaaaataaaatcaaagagGGCAAATTTTTCCTCAAAGACAATCCTGAGAAAAAGACAATACTTCGAATAGGAATCCATTCTTTAG GATCACCGATGTGGTTACCCACTAAGAAATCTGTACATTCGGTAAATGGAAACAGCCAAGATTTACATATGTTTCTATTCTGCCTGCGGGCCTTGGTTAGATCTGCTCACGCGGTGGCTTTCGTTACGATTCCTTCGTACCTCTATGACGAA GAATCTCTCGAAAGATGTGTCCATTCTAGTGATATAGCAATGAAACTACAATCGTTTAGCGGTACTGAATTAGAGAACAACCAAAGCCTACAAGACTATcatggatttttctatttaatgaaattagcGGCAATTAATTCTTTAGCGTCGAAGCATCCAGGGTCTATCGAGTacgtttttaaattgaggAGGAAGAAATTTACTATAGAAGTTCTCCATTTGCCCCCTG ATTTAAGTGATGCGAACGAagggaaaaacaataatatttctaGTCTGGGATGCGGTGGATCTAATAAGCATTTGTTGGAATTTTAG
- the eIF2Balpha gene encoding translation initiation factor eIF2B subunit alpha, with amino-acid sequence MEGQQIQDYFRRIVEQEEDVSAGIAAIRTLMEFIKQSECATVQELESKIKTAIENMKNSNFPLAVITSGCELFLRFITLVGLDAGSFGECKAIMLDRGNLFLKKLHEARGKIVRFASKFIMDGSKVLTHSRSRVVLQTLYQAFKQGKRFEVFVTTSAPDNSGKTMHKELKAKGIPSTLILDSAIGYIMEQIDFIMVGAEGVLESGGIVNKVGSYTMAVCAKEMKKPFYVLAESFKFSRLFPLNQQDLPAEYKYTSKVRELKDLKAAHPLVDYTPPSYITLLFTDLGILTPSAVSDELIRLYL; translated from the exons atggaAGGTCAac AGATCCAGGATTATTTCCGAAGAATTGTGGAGCAGGAGGAGGATGTCTCTGCAGGAATTGCAGCAATTAGAActttaatggaatttattaaacagTCAGAAT GTGCGACTGTACAAGAACTGGAATCCAAAATTAAGACtgcaattgaaaatatgaaaaattccaattttcctCTTGCGGTAATAACCTCAGGCTGTGAGCTGTTTTTAAGATTCATCACTTTAGTAGGTTTAGATGCAGGT AGTTTTGGAGAATGTAAAGCCATAATGTTGGACCGgggcaatttatttttaaaaaaacttcatgaAGCTCGAGGAAAAATTGTCAGATTTGCCTCCAAGTTTATCATGGATGGATCG aaagtCCTCACACATTCTAGATCTCGAGTAGTTCTGCAAACACTCTATCAAGCATTTAAACAGGGCAAGAGATTTGAGGTTTTTGTTACTACTTCTGCACCTGACAATAGTGG AAAAACGATGCATAAAGAACTGAAAGCTAAAGGAATTCCTTCTACCTTAATCTTAGATTCTGCAATAGGATATATAATGGAACAGATTGATTTTATAATGGTTGGAGCTGAAGGGGTTTTGGAGAGTGGCGGTATCGTAAACAAG gTTGGCAGTTACACCATGGCAGTATGTgctaaagaaatgaaaaagcCCTTTTACGTGTTAGcggaaagttttaaattttctcgtTTGTTCCCATTAAACCAACAAGATTTACCTGCAGAATATAAG tATACATCGAAAGTAAGAGAATTGAAAGATCTTAAAGCAGCTCATCCTCTTGTGGACTACACGCCGCCATCTTACATTACCCTCTTGTTTACTGATTTGGGGATTTTAACGCCTTCTGCGGTCAGCGATGAATTGATCAGACTTTATCtgtga
- the Elp4 gene encoding elongator complex protein 4 isoform X1, with protein sequence MERKKSNAIPGTVFSTQNGHLLISSGVISLDTLLGGGLPVGTVVLVEEDFRGLHSKVLLKYFLAEGLASKHSILIASQDVNPSSILRELPAVIESDPEPGGPPRVQAVTDKMKIAFRYQNLSTSSVDSSGTKHIGHHFDLSRNISFNDIQNSDIYYWTGQRIENGFNSFTNPAYNDLLKSIKNKIKEGKFFLKDNPEKKTILRIGIHSLGSPMWLPTKKSVHSVNGNSQDLHMFLFCLRALVRSAHAVAFVTIPSYLYDEESLERCVHSSDIAMKLQSFSGTELENNQSLQDYHGFFYLMKLAAINSLASKHPGSIEYVFKLRRKKFTIEVLHLPPDLSDANEGKNNNISSLGCGGSNKHLLEF encoded by the exons ATGGAAAGAAAGAAAAGTAATGCAATACCAGGGACTGTTTTTAGTACCCAAAATGgtcatttattaatttcctcCGGCGTCATTTCTCTGGACACACTTTTAG GAGGTGGTTTACCTGTGGGGACCGTGGTTCTAGTTG agGAAGATTTTAGAGGCCTTCATTCAAAAGTCCTACTTAAATACTTCCTGGCAGAAGGCCTAGCGTCCAAACATTCCATTTTAATTGCTAGTCAAGACGTAAATCCTTCAAGTATA CTTAGGGAATTACCAGCTGTGATTGAGAGTGATCCTGAACCAGGAGGTCCACCAAGGGTGCAGGCTGTGActgataaaatgaaaatagcaTTTCGATATCAAAACTTGTCCACATCATCTGTAGATAGCTCAGGAACTAAACATATTGGTCATCATTTTGACTTATCTAGAAACATATCATTTAATGATATTCAGAACtctgatatttattattgGACTGGCCAAAGAATAGAAAATG gttttaattcatttacaAATCCTGCTTATAATGATCTCCTaaagtcaattaaaaataaaatcaaagagGGCAAATTTTTCCTCAAAGACAATCCTGAGAAAAAGACAATACTTCGAATAGGAATCCATTCTTTAG GATCACCGATGTGGTTACCCACTAAGAAATCTGTACATTCGGTAAATGGAAACAGCCAAGATTTACATATGTTTCTATTCTGCCTGCGGGCCTTGGTTAGATCTGCTCACGCGGTGGCTTTCGTTACGATTCCTTCGTACCTCTATGACGAA GAATCTCTCGAAAGATGTGTCCATTCTAGTGATATAGCAATGAAACTACAATCGTTTAGCGGTACTGAATTAGAGAACAACCAAAGCCTACAAGACTATcatggatttttctatttaatgaaattagcGGCAATTAATTCTTTAGCGTCGAAGCATCCAGGGTCTATCGAGTacgtttttaaattgaggAGGAAGAAATTTACTATAGAAGTTCTCCATTTGCCCCCTG ATTTAAGTGATGCGAACGAagggaaaaacaataatatttctaGTCTGGGATGCGGTGGATCTAATAAGCATTTGTTGGAATTTTAG